One Candidatus Nitrososphaera evergladensis SR1 genomic window carries:
- a CDS encoding DUF4157 domain-containing protein — MYSDAGFDFANITIQPKLKVNHPHDAHEQEAESKIDGARSGGGSPLDTGTREFMESRFGHDFSNVRLHTDEKAARSARSLNALAYTIGNDITFGKGQYQPGTRQGRELLAHELAHTIQQRGADAPPSNDPQGIHETSARTAAQNVVNGQSVRTELPASGVGLSMQPAEDEERKKAIAEAEAGAARIDQLLKEDEEESLPEMPRRPTTLSLIKPDPRFQARMVTDEQIYAPLKEFDEREKAAKTKKRIVEEALDETRPERFQMFRKVLNEHGFAGDVLASFMSERIPMRDLQVLRRYGLEWPHWYNRSKFQGKVEDALDRFFADQHYIQYGRSPVVNEFTKEDQEALEREQMRQRVIQAWLTTISHATGSLGGALGAGITDLFTDDPEKIAAGGGLGTAATGVLGAFAQARINQGTYVPDVENPLRPEPTPQPKPARPKGYGNPEASAKAAIKSETKKAPEPSLTELQQEIVQDLMSQGHKLAPRTATEAAKGAAEAIPTSEVRSSDVRLVNGKLREVTAFEGKLDNLGGRLARKGGQKPDEIFVQVNTPGVKKEDIIRLIQGPNGIRYGYQELAGVYVKVFDSEGAVLWSGTFGSFKK, encoded by the coding sequence ATGTACTCCGACGCAGGATTTGATTTTGCAAATATCACCATTCAACCAAAATTGAAGGTCAATCATCCTCACGACGCACATGAACAAGAAGCAGAAAGCAAGATTGACGGTGCTCGTTCTGGCGGCGGATCTCCACTTGACACAGGCACCAGAGAATTCATGGAATCAAGGTTTGGTCATGATTTCTCTAATGTTAGACTACATACGGATGAAAAAGCTGCCAGGTCAGCTAGATCGCTCAATGCCCTTGCCTACACCATAGGAAACGACATTACATTTGGAAAAGGACAGTATCAGCCCGGTACGCGTCAAGGAAGAGAACTGCTTGCGCATGAACTGGCGCACACAATCCAGCAACGCGGCGCCGATGCGCCGCCATCCAATGACCCGCAAGGCATTCACGAGACGAGTGCACGAACGGCCGCGCAAAACGTGGTAAACGGGCAATCCGTACGGACTGAACTGCCTGCGTCCGGCGTCGGCTTGTCGATGCAGCCCGCCGAGGATGAGGAGAGGAAGAAGGCAATCGCAGAAGCGGAAGCCGGTGCGGCTAGGATTGACCAGCTGCTCAAAGAGGATGAGGAAGAATCACTGCCAGAGATGCCTCGACGACCGACAACGCTCTCGCTGATAAAGCCGGATCCCAGATTCCAGGCGCGGATGGTGACTGACGAGCAGATCTATGCCCCACTCAAGGAGTTTGATGAAAGGGAAAAAGCTGCAAAGACAAAAAAACGTATAGTAGAGGAGGCACTAGACGAAACCCGCCCCGAACGGTTCCAGATGTTTCGAAAGGTTCTCAATGAACATGGATTTGCAGGGGACGTACTCGCTTCGTTCATGAGCGAGAGGATACCGATGCGAGACTTGCAGGTTCTTCGGCGCTACGGGCTGGAGTGGCCGCACTGGTACAACAGGTCCAAGTTCCAGGGCAAAGTCGAGGATGCCCTTGACCGGTTCTTTGCTGACCAGCATTATATTCAGTACGGTCGCTCGCCCGTTGTAAATGAATTCACCAAGGAAGACCAAGAAGCTTTGGAGAGGGAGCAAATGAGACAAAGAGTCATTCAAGCGTGGCTGACAACTATTTCACATGCGACAGGTTCGCTTGGCGGAGCACTTGGCGCCGGGATTACGGATCTGTTCACAGACGATCCTGAGAAAATCGCTGCGGGAGGTGGATTGGGGACAGCTGCTACCGGAGTGCTCGGCGCCTTTGCTCAGGCTCGCATAAATCAAGGTACGTATGTGCCGGATGTCGAGAACCCATTACGCCCAGAACCTACCCCTCAACCGAAACCTGCAAGGCCAAAAGGATATGGAAACCCCGAGGCATCTGCCAAAGCAGCCATCAAAAGCGAAACCAAGAAAGCACCTGAACCCTCATTGACAGAACTCCAACAAGAAATTGTCCAAGATCTAATGAGTCAAGGACATAAACTTGCTCCCAGAACTGCCACAGAAGCCGCAAAAGGAGCAGCCGAAGCTATACCCACTTCTGAAGTCAGAAGTTCCGATGTGAGACTTGTGAATGGAAAGTTGCGAGAGGTTACTGCATTTGAAGGAAAATTAGATAACCTAGGAGGGCGTCTAGCGCGGAAAGGAGGACAAAAACCTGACGAGATCTTCGTTCAAGTAAATACGCCAGGAGTCAAGAAGGAAGACATCATAAGGTTGATTCAAGGTCCAAATGGAATACGATACGGCTATCAGGAGCTCGCCGGCGTGTATGTTAAGGTATTTGATAGTGAAGGAGCGGTATTATGGAGTGGCACTTTTGGATCATTTAAGAAATGA